Proteins from one Piscinibacter lacus genomic window:
- a CDS encoding GlcG/HbpS family heme-binding protein encodes MPTSSPERRGLGARPVAAGLLALALGLGAAAVGAAEAPATFGTTSLTPETALRAAQAALESCRKAGFQAGVAVVDRSGVLQVFLRDRFAGAHTVEVAADKAWTSASFKIPTMALAAETQAGKSMSGIRTAHERVAAIGGGLPIEAGGSLVGAIGVSGAPGGEADEACARAGLKAIEDALAF; translated from the coding sequence ATGCCTACATCAAGCCCTGAGCGCCGCGGCCTCGGCGCCCGTCCGGTCGCGGCCGGCCTGCTGGCCCTCGCGCTCGGCCTGGGCGCGGCAGCCGTCGGTGCGGCCGAAGCGCCGGCCACCTTCGGCACCACCAGCCTGACGCCCGAGACCGCCCTGCGCGCTGCCCAGGCCGCGCTGGAGAGCTGCCGCAAGGCCGGCTTTCAGGCGGGCGTTGCCGTGGTCGACCGCAGCGGCGTGCTGCAAGTCTTCCTGCGCGACCGCTTTGCCGGCGCCCACACCGTCGAGGTGGCGGCCGATAAGGCCTGGACCTCGGCCAGCTTCAAGATCCCGACCATGGCCCTGGCCGCCGAGACCCAGGCCGGCAAGTCCATGAGCGGCATCCGCACCGCCCATGAGCGGGTGGCGGCCATCGGCGGCGGCCTGCCCATCGAGGCCGGCGGCAGCCTGGTCGGCGCCATCGGCGTCTCCGGCGCCCCCGGCGGCGAGGCCGACGAGGCCTGCGCCCGCGCCGGTCTCAAGGCCATCGAGGACGCGCTGGCCTTCTGA
- a CDS encoding DsrE family protein translates to MKPALPAPSAARTLASLLLAAACSLPAWAGDKVVYHVNDTASQALATLRNIRNHLDTDPSAEITVVTHAFGVDFLMEGMKDRNESPFDATVAALKSRGVKFEICEITLKNRNLKREQFIQEADFTPSGVVRLTKLQKEGYAYIKP, encoded by the coding sequence ATGAAGCCTGCCCTGCCCGCCCCGTCCGCCGCCCGCACCCTGGCCAGCCTGCTGCTGGCCGCGGCGTGCAGCCTGCCCGCCTGGGCCGGTGACAAGGTGGTCTACCACGTCAACGACACGGCCAGCCAGGCCCTGGCCACGCTGCGCAACATCCGCAACCACCTCGACACCGACCCTTCGGCCGAGATCACGGTGGTGACCCATGCCTTCGGCGTCGACTTCCTGATGGAAGGCATGAAGGACCGCAACGAGTCGCCCTTCGACGCCACCGTCGCGGCGCTCAAGTCGCGCGGCGTGAAGTTCGAGATCTGCGAGATCACGCTGAAGAACCGCAACCTGAAGCGCGAGCAGTTCATCCAGGAAGCGGACTTCACCCCCTCCGGCGTCGTGCGGCTGACCAAGCTGCAGAAGGAAGGTTATGCCTACATCAAGCCCTGA